One Erythrobacter aureus DNA segment encodes these proteins:
- a CDS encoding segregation and condensation protein A — protein MTSDGLLFADADADTQEEWDGIARDRPDDGNALYLELDGWEGPLDLLLDLARRQKVDLRSISILALVDQYLGYIDRAEALKLELAADYLVMAAWLAYLKSAMLLPKEEQEDPSPEELALKLQLRLQRLGAMRDAAARLMGGDRIGRDVFLRGNPEGLDIVRKTKWRCDQFALIEAYGRVKARTAPAIHMVRERPVMTLESALDRVSNMLGVTLDWMELRDFLPPHAEPRLKRSALASSFVAALELARLGKAELQQEDTFGPLRLRRMPG, from the coding sequence ATGACCAGCGACGGTCTCCTGTTCGCCGATGCCGATGCGGATACGCAGGAGGAATGGGATGGTATCGCGCGGGACAGACCGGACGACGGAAATGCGCTTTATCTCGAACTCGACGGGTGGGAAGGCCCGCTCGACCTGTTGCTCGACCTCGCGCGGCGGCAAAAGGTGGATTTGCGGTCGATCTCGATCCTGGCGCTGGTCGACCAGTATCTGGGCTATATCGACCGCGCCGAAGCGCTGAAGCTCGAACTGGCAGCCGACTATCTCGTGATGGCAGCGTGGCTTGCCTATCTCAAATCGGCGATGCTCCTGCCCAAGGAAGAGCAGGAAGACCCCAGTCCAGAAGAGCTTGCGCTCAAGCTGCAACTGCGCCTCCAGCGCCTTGGCGCGATGCGCGATGCGGCAGCGCGGTTGATGGGGGGCGACCGGATCGGGCGCGACGTGTTCCTGCGCGGCAACCCCGAAGGTCTCGACATCGTGCGCAAAACGAAATGGCGCTGCGATCAGTTCGCGCTGATCGAGGCCTATGGAAGGGTCAAGGCACGCACCGCGCCGGCCATCCATATGGTCCGCGAACGGCCTGTCATGACGCTCGAATCCGCTCTCGACCGGGTATCCAACATGCTTGGCGTGACGCTGGACTGGATGGAACTGCGCGATTTTCTTCCGCCCCATGCCGAACCGAGGCTCAAGCGTTCCGCGCTGGCTTCCAGCTTCGTTGCGGCGCTCGAACTGGCGCGGCTGGGCAAGGCGGAATTGCAGCAGGAGGATACTTTCGGACCCCTGCGCCTGCGTCGGATGCCCGGCTGA
- the tatA gene encoding twin-arginine translocase TatA/TatE family subunit, translated as MGLSVWQIAIIAIVVLVLFGRGRISEMMGDFGKGIKSFKQGMNEDEAPAKQIGHEAKPADEGLTPDQVKQQTTDTK; from the coding sequence ATGGGTCTCAGTGTCTGGCAGATCGCCATCATCGCCATCGTCGTCCTCGTCCTCTTCGGTCGGGGTCGCATCTCCGAAATGATGGGGGATTTCGGCAAGGGCATAAAAAGTTTCAAGCAAGGCATGAATGAAGACGAGGCACCTGCAAAGCAGATTGGCCACGAGGCGAAGCCCGCCGACGAAGGGCTGACGCCGGACCAGGTCAAGCAGCAAACCACCGACACCAAGTAA
- a CDS encoding SPOR domain-containing protein has translation MAASTPYDTDEDWEGEGQLDLADDESLPWLEAGEDEDEAAGFDTSRLWLMGVLALALLAVVIGGIWFFSNQASDEPPADGSVIAAPDAPYKTKPENPGGKTFAGTGDTSFAVGEGQTREGKLAEPAAAPAAGSGESASPTIASTVNAGSRSAPLPGTAVQVGAYPRRADAQAAWSNLTRQTEALNGVKHRVVEAQVDIGRVYRLQALAGDRASANRLCAALKADGLACFVK, from the coding sequence ATGGCGGCGTCGACGCCCTACGATACGGACGAGGATTGGGAGGGTGAGGGCCAGCTGGACCTTGCCGATGACGAAAGCCTGCCGTGGCTCGAAGCGGGTGAGGACGAGGACGAAGCAGCGGGCTTCGACACGTCGCGCCTGTGGCTCATGGGCGTGCTCGCGCTGGCTCTGCTCGCCGTGGTCATAGGTGGCATCTGGTTCTTCTCCAACCAGGCCTCCGACGAGCCCCCGGCCGATGGCAGTGTAATCGCCGCGCCGGACGCCCCCTATAAGACCAAGCCCGAAAACCCGGGCGGCAAAACCTTTGCCGGGACGGGCGACACGAGCTTTGCCGTGGGCGAAGGGCAGACGCGCGAAGGAAAGTTGGCCGAACCGGCTGCCGCTCCCGCAGCGGGTTCGGGCGAGTCTGCTAGCCCAACCATTGCCTCGACGGTCAATGCGGGAAGCCGCAGCGCGCCTCTGCCCGGCACGGCGGTTCAAGTCGGTGCCTATCCTCGCCGCGCCGATGCCCAGGCTGCGTGGTCGAACCTGACCCGCCAGACCGAAGCGCTCAATGGTGTGAAGCACCGTGTGGTCGAGGCTCAGGTCGATATCGGCCGCGTCTATCGCCTGCAGGCGCTGGCCGGGGATCGCGCCTCCGCCAACCGGCTATGCGCTGCGCTCAAAGCCGATGGGCTCGCCTGTTTCGTCAAGTAG
- the scpB gene encoding SMC-Scp complex subunit ScpB, whose protein sequence is MDDLVRAVEAALFAAEEPMTAEALAGFLGDAAVGDVRAALRRVAEDYEKRGIHLVERGKRWHFETAPDLAHLLRREKEQLRRLSRAATEVLAIIAYHEPVSRAEIESIRGVQTSGGTLDVLMEAGWVKIAGRREVPGRPTIYATTPEFLDHFGLSSRRDLPGIAELRATGLLDPVEDAYEELISDPAAGDSDAKEDGEEASSEA, encoded by the coding sequence ATGGACGACCTCGTCCGCGCCGTCGAAGCCGCCTTGTTCGCTGCGGAAGAACCGATGACGGCAGAAGCACTGGCGGGCTTTCTCGGCGATGCAGCGGTGGGCGATGTCCGCGCGGCGTTGCGCCGCGTCGCCGAAGACTACGAAAAACGCGGCATCCACCTCGTCGAGCGCGGCAAGCGCTGGCATTTCGAGACCGCACCCGATCTCGCGCATCTTCTGCGCCGCGAGAAAGAGCAGCTCCGCCGTCTGAGCCGCGCGGCGACCGAAGTGCTGGCGATCATCGCCTATCACGAGCCGGTCAGCCGCGCCGAGATCGAATCGATTCGCGGCGTGCAGACATCGGGTGGCACGCTCGACGTGCTGATGGAGGCAGGCTGGGTGAAGATCGCAGGACGGCGCGAAGTGCCTGGGCGCCCGACGATTTATGCGACGACGCCCGAATTCCTCGATCATTTCGGCCTGTCGAGCCGCCGCGACCTGCCCGGAATCGCGGAATTGCGGGCGACCGGCCTGCTCGATCCTGTAGAAGATGCCTATGAAGAGTTGATCTCCGACCCCGCAGCCGGTGATTCGGACGCAAAAGAGGATGGTGAAGAGGCCTCGAGTGAAGCCTGA
- a CDS encoding amidohydrolase gives MKFKYLASAMALAIAGPTQADVLIDNVEGITIGVDGKIQRFTALVIDDDGKVAQILESGEKKPQTDYRENGQGAVMIPGLIDAHAHVMGIGIGALTLDLSDTNSLAEALDKIRRFAAENEARPWILGRGWNQEKWGLGRFPTAAELDSAVADRPVYLARVDGHAGWANTLAMQAAGITAASESPAGGRIERLPGSRQPSGVFVDAAEELMRAAIPAPRPNERDLAFAEAQKVLHRHGITAVADMGTTIEDWQAFRRAGDKGALTLRIMAYAAGPEQMELIAGARPSPWLYNDRLRMNGVKLYLDGALGSRGAWLKRPYADDPGNTGLPITGPAKLRNILVRAAQGNFQPAIHAIGTAANADALNAIAEIAESFPGDRRWRIEHVQIVDPVDLPKLGRNGIIASMQPVHQTSDRLMAEARLGPDRLEGAYAWNSILQLGGRLAFGSDAPVESPDPFAGLAAATTRMDANGEPFGGWRPQDRVNREQALAGFTSEAAYAGFAEGRFGRLLPGERADFVLIDRDPLLATPSELRATKVLETWVGGRKVYDAD, from the coding sequence ATGAAGTTCAAATATCTCGCCAGTGCCATGGCGCTGGCAATCGCCGGGCCGACGCAGGCTGACGTACTGATCGACAATGTCGAAGGGATCACCATCGGTGTGGATGGCAAAATCCAGCGCTTTACCGCGCTGGTGATCGACGATGACGGCAAGGTCGCGCAAATCCTCGAATCGGGCGAGAAGAAGCCACAGACCGATTACCGCGAGAATGGCCAGGGTGCGGTGATGATCCCAGGCCTGATCGATGCCCATGCACATGTCATGGGGATCGGCATCGGCGCGCTGACGCTCGACCTGTCGGATACCAATTCGCTTGCCGAAGCGCTGGACAAAATCCGCCGGTTCGCTGCGGAAAACGAAGCCCGCCCCTGGATTCTGGGACGCGGCTGGAACCAGGAAAAATGGGGGCTGGGCCGCTTTCCCACCGCTGCCGAACTCGACAGCGCGGTCGCCGACCGCCCGGTCTATCTGGCGCGCGTCGACGGACATGCCGGCTGGGCCAATACGCTCGCCATGCAGGCGGCGGGAATTACGGCGGCGAGCGAAAGCCCCGCCGGTGGCCGGATCGAGCGCCTGCCCGGTTCGCGGCAGCCCTCGGGCGTCTTCGTGGATGCCGCCGAAGAGTTGATGCGGGCGGCCATCCCGGCCCCGCGACCTAACGAGCGCGACCTCGCCTTTGCCGAGGCACAGAAAGTCCTGCACCGCCATGGCATAACCGCCGTCGCCGATATGGGCACCACGATCGAGGACTGGCAGGCCTTCCGCCGGGCGGGTGACAAAGGGGCGCTGACGCTGAGGATCATGGCCTACGCGGCAGGGCCTGAACAGATGGAACTGATCGCAGGCGCGCGCCCTTCGCCCTGGCTTTACAATGATAGGCTGCGGATGAATGGGGTTAAGCTCTACCTCGATGGCGCCCTGGGCAGCCGCGGGGCCTGGCTCAAGCGCCCCTATGCCGACGATCCGGGCAATACCGGTCTGCCGATTACGGGCCCGGCCAAGCTGCGCAACATCCTCGTGCGCGCCGCCCAAGGCAATTTCCAACCCGCGATCCACGCAATCGGCACGGCGGCGAACGCGGACGCGCTCAACGCCATTGCGGAAATCGCCGAGAGTTTTCCGGGCGACCGCCGCTGGCGGATCGAGCATGTCCAGATCGTCGATCCGGTCGACCTGCCCAAGCTCGGACGGAACGGTATCATCGCCTCGATGCAGCCGGTGCACCAGACCAGCGACAGGCTGATGGCGGAGGCGCGGCTCGGTCCGGACCGGCTCGAGGGCGCCTATGCCTGGAACAGCATCCTGCAATTGGGCGGGCGGCTGGCCTTCGGGTCGGATGCACCGGTGGAATCGCCCGATCCCTTCGCCGGCCTCGCCGCCGCAACCACACGCATGGACGCCAATGGCGAGCCTTTCGGCGGCTGGCGACCGCAGGATCGGGTCAATCGCGAGCAGGCGCTGGCCGGCTTCACCAGCGAAGCCGCCTATGCCGGTTTTGCGGAAGGACGATTCGGCAGGCTGCTACCGGGCGAACGGGCCGACTTCGTCCTGATCGACCGCGATCCGCTACTGGCGACGCCCAGCGAACTGCGCGCGACGAAAGTGCTCGAAACCTGGGTCGGCGGACGCAAGGTCTACGACGCGGACTGA
- the tatB gene encoding Sec-independent protein translocase protein TatB, which translates to MFDIGASELLVIVIVAILVIGPKDMPKALRHAGRWIGKLRRMSNHFRAGLDEVVRQAEIEEMEEKWAARNKDIMAKYPDGSTPEAGAPENLLPNEMEPLSSAGEVPDADAAAEAAIERAAPVKAPEHSNEPPLPLDPPHAGKDA; encoded by the coding sequence ATGTTCGATATCGGCGCCAGCGAGCTGCTGGTGATCGTCATCGTGGCGATCCTCGTGATCGGCCCGAAGGACATGCCCAAGGCGCTGCGTCACGCAGGCCGCTGGATCGGCAAGCTGCGCCGCATGTCGAACCATTTCCGCGCCGGACTCGACGAGGTCGTCCGCCAGGCGGAAATCGAGGAAATGGAAGAGAAGTGGGCCGCGCGGAACAAGGATATCATGGCCAAATATCCCGACGGTTCGACGCCCGAGGCGGGGGCGCCCGAGAACCTGCTGCCCAACGAAATGGAGCCGCTTTCTTCGGCAGGCGAGGTCCCAGACGCGGACGCGGCGGCCGAGGCGGCGATCGAGCGCGCCGCGCCGGTGAAAGCGCCCGAGCATTCGAACGAACCGCCATTGCCGCTCGACCCGCCCCACGCGGGCAAGGACGCCTGA
- a CDS encoding threonine ammonia-lyase, with protein sequence MTEASPVRASKATELLTLDDVRAAAARIEGAVVRTPMLHSQTLSEICGADIWLKFENHQFTAAYKERGALNALLHLDDEQKARGVIAASAGNHSQGLSYHGRRLGVPVTIVMPQTTPSVKVMQTESVGGNVELFGETFDEAYAHARELEEERGLTFIHPFDDPLVAAGQGTVALEMLADKDDFDCLVVPIGGGGLMSGMATVAKAVKPEIEMVGVQAELYPSMYSAVTGDDRPCGGDTLAEGIAVKAPGQFTRQIIAELVDEVLLVKEPKLEHSVSLLLQIEKTVVEGAGAAGLAAVLSNPEKFAGKTVGLVLCGGNIDTRLLANVLLRDLARSGRLARLQIVLQDRPGALFKVMREFNAHNVNIIEIYHQRIFTTLPAKGLTAEIECEARDGEQIDRLVGALREKGYSVELAELA encoded by the coding sequence ATGACCGAAGCATCTCCCGTGCGTGCCTCGAAGGCGACCGAGCTTTTGACTCTCGACGATGTCCGCGCCGCTGCGGCCCGGATCGAAGGCGCGGTGGTCCGCACGCCCATGCTTCACTCGCAAACACTGTCGGAGATTTGCGGAGCGGACATCTGGCTCAAATTCGAAAACCACCAGTTCACCGCCGCCTATAAGGAGCGCGGCGCATTGAATGCGCTACTGCATCTCGACGATGAACAGAAGGCGCGCGGCGTGATCGCGGCCTCGGCCGGCAATCATAGCCAGGGGCTCAGCTATCACGGTCGCCGCCTTGGCGTGCCGGTCACGATTGTCATGCCGCAAACCACGCCCAGCGTGAAAGTGATGCAGACCGAAAGCGTGGGCGGCAATGTCGAGCTGTTCGGCGAGACTTTCGACGAAGCCTATGCTCATGCGCGCGAGCTGGAAGAGGAGCGCGGGCTCACCTTCATCCATCCCTTCGACGATCCGCTGGTGGCGGCGGGGCAGGGTACGGTCGCGCTCGAAATGCTCGCGGACAAGGATGATTTCGATTGTCTCGTCGTGCCGATCGGCGGCGGCGGTTTGATGAGCGGCATGGCGACGGTCGCCAAGGCGGTGAAGCCCGAAATCGAAATGGTCGGGGTGCAGGCCGAACTCTACCCGTCGATGTATTCCGCCGTGACCGGAGACGATCGCCCCTGCGGTGGCGATACGCTGGCAGAAGGGATCGCCGTGAAGGCGCCGGGCCAATTCACCCGTCAGATCATCGCCGAACTGGTCGACGAGGTGCTGCTGGTGAAGGAACCGAAGCTTGAGCATTCGGTGTCGCTGCTGCTCCAGATCGAGAAGACCGTGGTCGAGGGCGCAGGGGCGGCGGGGCTCGCGGCCGTGCTGTCCAATCCAGAAAAATTCGCGGGCAAGACCGTCGGGCTGGTCCTGTGTGGCGGCAATATCGACACGCGCCTGCTCGCCAACGTCCTGCTGCGCGATCTGGCCCGTTCGGGCCGCCTGGCGCGGTTGCAGATCGTGTTGCAGGATCGCCCGGGGGCCTTGTTCAAGGTGATGCGCGAATTCAACGCGCATAACGTCAATATCATCGAGATCTACCACCAGCGCATTTTCACCACTTTGCCGGCGAAAGGGCTGACGGCGGAGATCGAATGCGAAGCCCGCGACGGGGAGCAGATCGACCGGTTGG
- the nagZ gene encoding beta-N-acetylhexosaminidase, producing the protein MTPAIFGISGLDLTAEEHAFFKDADPAGYILFARNCDNRDQLRKLTDDLRAIHGRDRLIISIDQEGGRVVRMKPPEWQRYPAGEAFARLWDIAPASAIEAARVNAEAMGRELAEMGITVDYHAPFDVRRPETDDVIGDRALGSEPMQVAALGRAVLDGMGRAGIVGCLKHMPGHGRATCDSHKELPHVAASDVELAIDIEPFRTLAAHPLAMSAHIVFEAWDAENPATLSKTVISEIVRGKIGFDGLLLSDDIDMEALDGTIAERSVRALAAGCDIVLNCWAKMDDQIAIAERCGSMNAKTRERLERVHAAMCDAQDGTDTEALLAKRDALLAIAEGRAA; encoded by the coding sequence ATGACACCCGCCATTTTCGGCATTTCCGGCCTCGACCTGACAGCCGAGGAACACGCCTTCTTCAAGGACGCCGATCCGGCGGGCTACATCCTGTTCGCGCGCAATTGCGATAACCGCGATCAATTGCGCAAGCTGACCGACGATCTGCGCGCGATCCATGGCCGCGACCGACTCATTATTTCGATCGATCAGGAAGGCGGCCGCGTCGTCCGGATGAAACCGCCCGAGTGGCAGCGCTATCCGGCGGGTGAGGCATTCGCCAGGCTGTGGGACATCGCCCCGGCGTCCGCGATCGAAGCGGCGCGGGTCAATGCCGAGGCCATGGGGCGCGAGCTTGCCGAAATGGGCATCACGGTCGATTATCATGCACCCTTCGATGTCCGGCGCCCGGAAACCGACGATGTGATCGGCGATCGGGCGCTGGGCAGCGAACCGATGCAGGTCGCGGCGCTGGGGCGCGCAGTGCTCGACGGGATGGGCCGTGCGGGCATCGTGGGGTGCCTCAAGCATATGCCCGGGCATGGCCGTGCAACCTGCGATTCGCACAAGGAGCTGCCGCATGTCGCCGCCAGCGATGTGGAACTCGCGATCGACATAGAGCCGTTCCGCACACTGGCCGCTCATCCGTTGGCGATGAGCGCGCATATCGTGTTCGAGGCGTGGGATGCGGAAAACCCGGCAACGCTCTCGAAAACCGTTATCAGCGAGATCGTCCGCGGGAAGATCGGTTTCGACGGTCTGCTGCTGTCCGACGATATCGACATGGAGGCGCTGGACGGGACGATTGCCGAGCGTTCGGTCCGCGCGCTGGCGGCGGGTTGCGACATCGTGCTGAATTGCTGGGCTAAAATGGACGATCAGATCGCCATTGCCGAGCGCTGCGGAAGCATGAATGCAAAGACCCGCGAGCGGCTCGAACGCGTGCATGCGGCCATGTGCGACGCGCAAGACGGCACCGATACCGAAGCACTGCTCGCGAAGCGCGATGCCTTGCTGGCAATCGCCGAGGGCCGCGCCGCATGA
- the tatC gene encoding twin-arginine translocase subunit TatC, with translation MAVIKDIDETQAPLLDHLIELRARLVRCVLALAIAFGISLYFADPILGFLIQPLKNSFAEGEGQLIFTKLYEVFFVELKVALFAGFCLSFPIIANQLWAFIAPGLYAKEKKAFLPFLLATPILFTMGAALAYYVVMPTAFRWFLGFEGTAGGLEIQALPTANEYLGLVMQFILAFGMSFLLPVLLLLLHRAGIVTRDQLVSARRYVIVGVVALAAIITPPDPGSQLLLAIPLLLLFEGSLVLMRLTEKRRKAEAGKPEEPQSAS, from the coding sequence ATGGCCGTCATCAAGGATATCGACGAGACACAGGCGCCGCTGCTCGATCACCTGATCGAATTGCGCGCGCGGCTGGTGCGCTGCGTGCTCGCGCTGGCGATCGCCTTCGGCATCAGCCTCTATTTCGCCGATCCGATCCTCGGCTTTCTCATCCAGCCGCTGAAGAACTCCTTCGCGGAAGGCGAGGGGCAACTCATCTTCACCAAGCTGTACGAAGTGTTCTTCGTCGAGCTGAAGGTCGCGCTGTTCGCGGGGTTCTGTCTCAGCTTCCCGATCATTGCCAACCAGCTTTGGGCCTTCATTGCGCCCGGGCTCTATGCGAAAGAGAAGAAGGCTTTCCTGCCTTTTCTGCTGGCGACGCCGATCCTGTTCACCATGGGCGCGGCCCTGGCCTATTACGTGGTGATGCCAACGGCGTTCCGCTGGTTCCTCGGCTTCGAAGGCACGGCGGGCGGGCTCGAGATCCAGGCGCTGCCGACCGCGAATGAATATCTCGGCCTGGTGATGCAGTTCATTCTCGCTTTCGGGATGAGCTTCCTGTTGCCTGTGTTGCTGCTGCTCCTGCACCGGGCAGGTATCGTAACGCGCGACCAGCTCGTTTCCGCACGCCGCTACGTCATCGTTGGGGTGGTCGCGCTGGCCGCTATTATCACGCCGCCCGATCCAGGCTCGCAGCTATTGCTGGCGATCCCGCTGCTGCTATTGTTCGAAGGCTCGCTCGTGCTGATGCGGCTGACCGAGAAGCGGCGCAAGGCGGAAGCGGGAAAGCCCGAGGAACCTCAGTCCGCGTCGTAG